The Neodiprion lecontei isolate iyNeoLeco1 chromosome 6, iyNeoLeco1.1, whole genome shotgun sequence sequence CGACTAACGATgtgttgttatttttgttacagGCGTGAAAATGAGACTTGAAGAAGATTTGGTAATACGGCGAAGTCGGCCGACGATGATTTCGGCGAAATATAGAGCTCGTGAGGAACGGCGTCGTTTGTTGAAGATATCAGCTGCTAAACTGCGACGTATAGAAGATCCGGAAGCGAGTCTTTGTCGATCTGTATTGATCAATAACGCAGTCAGAAGATTGCAGAGGGAAAATCGTGATGAGAAATCGAGGAGCTACGGGGTGTCTGTTAATTTCTTGGATGATTCATCGAAGGAAAATAGCCTGAGTGGAAATATGAATGTAGATAATATAGACAATGATTTGCTGCAAAAGAAACGTTTGGGCGATGACGACGCCGATATGTCCCTTAGCCACAATTCAAGTCCGAAAAAACAACGCCACGACGATTTGGATTTCCCAGACGACGTTTTTAGCGATTTTTACATCCTACCACCGACGCCTAGACTCTTATCTCATATCGATGACGTGTTACCTGATATTGATAGTATAAACGATCTTTCGATTAATAACGGCATGGATGGTGTTGAAAACCGTTTGAACATTAACATTGACTCGTTAAACTCTACCAAAAGCCGGCTAAGCTTGTCTGACAGCAGTTGTCAATTCCTAAACGATATTGCCGAAAGTTCTTTGAACTGCAATGAGAATCCATTGAGGACATCGGACAGCCGATTATTCTCCACGGAATCTTGTATGATGGATGTTATCGACTGTCAGGACGTATGCGACGACGAGAGGATCACCGAATTCGCAAGGTTCCCCGAACCTACGAAAACCCTCGAAGAGCGACTTATCGACTTTCAATCCCTCGACGAACATTACGACTTGTCAAAGTTCGAACGCAGCAACAGTCAAACCTGCGGCCGAGCCTTCCACGATATACAAACATTTCATAGTCTCGTACCAGGCTTGGAAACATAGGAAAAATAACGCAATACCTAAAatacaaatacatacatacatacatatatatatatatatatatatatatatatatatatatatatatatatgtatacgtgtgtataatttttatttgtatgcAATGATAAGTATAATGATTATAATGACAGTTGTATTCAAACTATACATGCTATACAAAGTCTATACAAAAAGGGTTGTTGTTCCGATGAGGAGTATAGTTTCTCTGTGCAATCGTagttcattttgttt is a genomic window containing:
- the LOC107226526 gene encoding uncharacterized protein LOC107226526 isoform X2 translates to MRLEEDLVIRRSRPTMISAKYRAREERRRLLKISAAKLRRIEDPEASLCRSVLINNAVRRLQRENRDEKSRSYGVSVNFLDDSSKENSLSGNMNVDNIDNDLLQKKRLGDDDADMSLSHNSSPKKQRHDDLDFPDDVFSDFYILPPTPRLLSHIDDVLPDIDSINDLSINNGMDGVENRLNINIDSLNSTKSRLSLSDSSCQFLNDIAESSLNCNENPLRTSDSRLFSTESCMMDVIDCQDVCDDERITEFARFPEPTKTLEERLIDFQSLDEHYDLSKFERSNSQTCGRAFHDIQTFHSLVPGLET
- the LOC107226526 gene encoding uncharacterized protein LOC107226526 isoform X1, with translation MLDSEQQANQIQALASLDQDWHLLEGVKMRLEEDLVIRRSRPTMISAKYRAREERRRLLKISAAKLRRIEDPEASLCRSVLINNAVRRLQRENRDEKSRSYGVSVNFLDDSSKENSLSGNMNVDNIDNDLLQKKRLGDDDADMSLSHNSSPKKQRHDDLDFPDDVFSDFYILPPTPRLLSHIDDVLPDIDSINDLSINNGMDGVENRLNINIDSLNSTKSRLSLSDSSCQFLNDIAESSLNCNENPLRTSDSRLFSTESCMMDVIDCQDVCDDERITEFARFPEPTKTLEERLIDFQSLDEHYDLSKFERSNSQTCGRAFHDIQTFHSLVPGLET